Proteins encoded by one window of Streptacidiphilus sp. PB12-B1b:
- a CDS encoding glycerol-3-phosphate dehydrogenase/oxidase produces MKPVALSPQSREDALNALGSGVELDILVVGGGVVGAGCALDAVTRGLSVGLVEGRDWASGTSSRSSKLIHGGLRYLEMLDFRLVQEALKERGLLIQRLAPHLVHPVKFLYPLKHRVWERPYVGAGVLLYDTMGITSGNARGLPHHRHLTKRRALREVPALKADSLVGAVQYWDAQVDDARHTMTIARTAASYGAHVANRTRVTGFLRQGERVSGAVVTDLETGRVLEVHAKQVINATGVWTDDTQALADTRGQFHVRASKGVHILVPRDRVNSQSGLILRTEKSVLFVIPWGRHWLIGTTDTDWDLDKQHPAVSSRDVDYLLEHVNSVLETPLTRDDVEGVYAGLRPLLSGDAADTSKLSREHLVGHPVPGLVVVAGGKYTTYRVMAKDAVDEAVRTLDGASAGPSVTEEVPLVGADGYPALWNRRQNLAQESGLHVVRVEHLLNRYGSLIGEILDLLKDDPSLSTPLPGADDYLEAEVVYAVTHEGARHLDDVLTRRTRASIESWDRGLAAADKAARLMAGPLGWTEEQTRDEVEHYRRRVAAERDAQQQPDDRTADAARLDAPDMLPLN; encoded by the coding sequence ATGAAGCCGGTCGCCCTGTCGCCACAGTCCCGCGAGGACGCGTTGAACGCCCTCGGCTCGGGCGTGGAGTTGGACATCCTGGTCGTGGGCGGCGGTGTGGTCGGTGCCGGATGCGCGCTGGACGCCGTCACCCGCGGCCTGAGCGTGGGCCTGGTCGAGGGCCGTGACTGGGCCAGCGGCACCTCGAGCCGCTCCAGCAAGCTGATCCACGGCGGCCTGCGCTACCTGGAGATGCTGGACTTCCGCCTGGTGCAGGAGGCCCTCAAGGAGCGCGGCCTGCTGATCCAGCGGCTCGCACCGCACCTGGTGCACCCGGTGAAGTTCCTCTACCCGCTCAAGCACCGGGTGTGGGAGCGGCCGTACGTCGGCGCGGGCGTGCTGCTGTACGACACCATGGGCATCACCTCGGGCAACGCCCGGGGCCTGCCGCACCACCGGCACCTCACCAAGCGCCGGGCGCTGCGCGAGGTGCCCGCGCTGAAGGCGGACTCCCTGGTCGGCGCGGTCCAGTACTGGGACGCCCAGGTGGACGACGCCCGGCACACCATGACCATCGCCCGGACCGCCGCCTCGTACGGGGCGCACGTCGCCAACCGCACCCGGGTCACCGGATTCCTGCGCCAGGGCGAGCGGGTGAGCGGCGCCGTGGTCACCGACCTGGAGACCGGGAGGGTGCTGGAGGTCCACGCCAAGCAGGTGATCAACGCGACCGGGGTGTGGACCGACGACACCCAGGCGCTCGCCGACACCCGCGGCCAGTTCCACGTCCGGGCCTCCAAGGGCGTCCACATCCTGGTGCCCCGGGACCGGGTCAACTCGCAGTCCGGCCTGATCCTGCGGACCGAGAAGAGCGTGCTGTTCGTCATCCCCTGGGGCCGGCACTGGCTGATCGGCACCACCGACACCGACTGGGACCTGGACAAGCAGCACCCGGCGGTGAGCTCCCGCGACGTCGACTACCTGCTGGAGCACGTCAACTCGGTCCTGGAGACCCCGCTCACCCGGGACGACGTCGAGGGCGTGTACGCCGGGCTGCGGCCGCTGCTCTCCGGCGACGCCGCCGACACCAGCAAGCTCTCCCGGGAGCACCTGGTCGGCCACCCCGTGCCCGGCCTGGTCGTGGTCGCGGGCGGCAAGTACACCACCTACCGGGTGATGGCCAAGGACGCCGTGGACGAGGCGGTGCGCACCCTGGACGGCGCCTCGGCCGGGCCCTCGGTCACCGAGGAGGTGCCGCTGGTCGGCGCGGACGGCTACCCCGCGCTGTGGAACCGGCGGCAGAACCTGGCGCAGGAGTCCGGGCTGCACGTCGTCCGGGTCGAACACCTGCTCAACCGCTACGGGTCGCTGATCGGCGAGATCCTCGACCTGCTGAAGGACGACCCCTCGCTGAGCACGCCGCTGCCCGGGGCGGACGACTACCTGGAGGCCGAGGTGGTGTACGCGGTCACCCACGAGGGCGCCCGCCACCTCGACGACGTCCTCACCCGGCGCACCCGTGCCTCGATCGAGTCCTGGGACCGGGGCCTGGCCGCCGCCGACAAGGCGGCCCGGCTGATGGCCGGACCGCTGGGCTGGACCGAGGAGCAGACCCGCGACGAGGTCGAGCACTACCGCAGGCGGGTCGCCGCCGAACGCGACGCCCAGCAGCAGCCCGACGACCGCACCGCCGACGCCGCCCGGCTCGACGCCCCCGACATGCTGCCCCTGAACTGA
- a CDS encoding MIP/aquaporin family protein, translated as MASASSPALRPAPSATRILLGEVLAEFIGTMLLLLFGAGVVAQVVAAGVGDHDSIAWAWGLGVMIGVYVAARLSGAHLNPAVTVALATFRGFSWRKVVPYALAQTLGAFVAALLVRWNYTEVLAKADPGHTLKTQIVFSTLPGNGTFPVSEWGALRDQVIGTALLLLVIMALTDLLNTAPKANMGPFITGLLVVAIGMSFGTDAGYAINPARDFGPRLASFITGYHHAWRDQYGNLYFWVPIVGPFVGGLLGAGIYQFVIARFLPSAEAEPAGRVVTQDEN; from the coding sequence ATGGCTTCGGCCTCCAGTCCGGCCCTCCGGCCAGCACCCAGCGCTACCCGCATCCTGCTCGGTGAGGTGCTCGCCGAGTTCATCGGCACCATGCTCCTGCTGCTGTTCGGGGCGGGCGTGGTCGCCCAGGTGGTCGCGGCCGGTGTGGGCGACCACGACAGCATCGCCTGGGCCTGGGGCCTGGGCGTCATGATCGGCGTCTACGTCGCCGCCCGGCTGTCGGGCGCGCACCTGAACCCGGCGGTCACCGTCGCCCTGGCCACCTTCCGCGGCTTCTCCTGGCGCAAGGTCGTGCCCTACGCCCTGGCGCAGACCCTGGGCGCCTTCGTGGCCGCGCTGCTGGTCCGCTGGAACTACACCGAGGTGCTGGCCAAGGCCGACCCCGGGCACACCCTGAAGACCCAGATCGTCTTCTCCACCCTGCCCGGCAACGGCACCTTCCCGGTCAGCGAGTGGGGCGCGCTGCGCGACCAGGTCATCGGCACGGCCCTGCTGCTGCTGGTCATCATGGCGCTGACGGACCTGCTGAACACCGCCCCCAAGGCCAACATGGGCCCCTTCATCACCGGCCTGCTGGTGGTGGCGATCGGCATGTCCTTCGGTACCGACGCCGGCTACGCGATCAACCCGGCCCGTGACTTCGGCCCCCGGCTGGCCAGCTTCATCACCGGCTACCACCACGCCTGGCGTGACCAGTACGGCAACCTGTACTTCTGGGTGCCCATCGTCGGGCCGTTCGTCGGCGGGCTGCTGGGCGCGGGCATCTACCAGTTCGTGATCGCCCGGTTCCTGCCCAGCGCCGAGGCGGAGCCCGCCGGCCGGGTGGTGACCCAGGACGAGAACTAG